From the Pomacea canaliculata isolate SZHN2017 linkage group LG14, ASM307304v1, whole genome shotgun sequence genome, one window contains:
- the LOC112555618 gene encoding uncharacterized protein LOC112555618: MMMRPEEEVEEKKTDESHQSSVENLMKEKDGLEDRIAPCSIETTEEIYQEDTRQEVEETACSSPSCVTSKSKGEFQDEIEEQAEGKLEFETEEASDWQDNDEEVGKNKSKEVEFDTDENLQKLFGDELEVNIKGLIDDGE; this comes from the exons atgatgatgaggccggaagaagaagtagaaga AAAGAAAACGGATGAGAGTCATCAGTCATCG GTCGAGAATCtcatgaaagagaaagatggactTGAGGATAGGATAGCCCCGTGCTCGATAGAAACGACAGAAGAG ATTTACCAGGAGGACACTAGGCAAGAGGTCGAGGAGACGGCGTGCAGTAGTCCGAGTTGCGTGACGTCAAAGAGTAAAG GTGAATTCCAAGATGAAATTGAGGAACAGGCTGAGGGCAAGTTAGAGTTCGAAACTGAAGAAGCTTCCGATTGGCAAGACAATGATGAGGAAGTgggtaaaaacaaaagcaaggaGGTTGAGTTCGACACTGACGAGAATCTTCAGAAGTTATTCGGTGATGAACTAGAAGTCAATATCAAAGGTCTAATAGATGATGGAGAGTGA
- the LOC112555617 gene encoding uncharacterized protein LOC112555617, translating to MKFDEENEVDEEIEVKSEIEDKIQNEVNEMLEYIHEVGKKVVSNLTVVVEDSGEFEIDDDARQVANGASEIKLGISGHSVQGGEFEENKEEKKCKVQDDVEVEGEVRSEVEEEVDVEVKMKNQEEDSIPVECDADSKVSLKSEIEKEIELIDKEKCEDESEAEAEIKGKGEEESEDIPGYKGEVDRESKIDDEAEVYIKSEEDKFKGESEYETEDEGRVKHMIEGKGEGEDEGNKELDQVALSNEKYAEQYIEMPWSETGTESPSDIEEKDKEMEGDTKGEKESSASSTQRQESKDSNVLKGVSLEVLDETSTGKGDGIDTQPSGSWSNSPREILPHEREDVDTDVPKGFPRRVSETPSDQRGDQYTVVSQSFQDETLTRIRSDTSIEESQTFPRKSETTLDQRESIVEASRHRKEHEGAEASQQSPRQSVGETCILDTEEHVCGRIEMSNSLSSFRRQIESQVLKELTSSLEEPTSEPEHSTVQTSSTIPSSCDQIDPSEYNREQQYGVKLPSVHGGKGKKTMPKARPSAARTLLDDTSHLYIDEIRELVRNLGYSHQFILALTGSRLHRNEPKNTLRVTHLYKSPSPRKREDPIYPKVAVNPWKRTLLQLKRNQLPLESQYPHEPASAYIRRKTPPKIVSRGLLPPLRQGQYLIQQCVDNCKCRNSKDECSHLANQCSNWNPEHLEISCDDLVQNILMYQIPEVRRLQDNFLFLYNSASSENTANPQKNRKTKSQRRTISPKLPPFKN from the exons ATGAAATTTGACGAAGAAAACGAAGTGGATGAAGAAATAGAAGTGAAATCTGAGATTGAAGACAAAATCCAGAACGAGGTAAACGAAATGCTCGAATATATTCATGAAGTAGGAAAGAAGGTTGTGAGCAATCTGACCGTTGTAGTCGAGGATTCAGGCGAGTTCGagattgatgatgatgccagACAAGTGGCAAATGGTGCATCTGAAATTAAATTGGGCATTAGTGGCCACAGCGTCCAAGGGGGAGAGTTCGAAGAGAATAAGGAGGAGAAAAAATGTAAGGTTCAAGACGATGTTGAAGTCGAAGGTGAGGTTAGAAGCGAAGTCGAGGAGGAGGTAGATGTCGAAGTTAAGATGAAAAATCAAGAAGAGGATTCAATCCCCGTCGAATGTGATGCTGATAGTAAAGTCAGTCTCAAAAGTGAGATCGAAAAAGAGATCGAATTGATCGACAAAGAGAAATGTGAAGACGAAAGTGAGGCTGAGGCTGAGATTAAGGGCAAAGGAGAGGAGGAAAGCGAGGATATTCCCGGCTATAAAGGAGAAGTAGATCGAGAGAGCAAGATCGATGACGAAGCTGAGGTTTACATCAAAAGTGAAGAAGACAAATTTAAGGGCGAGTCTGAATATGAAACTGAAGACGAGGGAAGAGTGAAGCATATGATCGAGGGAAAGGGTGAAGGCGAAGATGAAGGGAACAAAGAGTTGGATCAAGTTGCATTGTCAAACGAAAAATACGCCGAGCAGTACATAGAGATGCCTTGGTCCGAAACTGGGACCGAAAGTCCCAGTGACattgaagaaaaagacaaagaaatggaaGGCGACaccaaaggagaaaaagaaagttcgGCATCGTCAACACAGCGACAAGAATCAAAAGATTCCAATGTGTTGAAAGGTGTATCATTGGAAGTTCTAGACGAAACCTCAACAGGAAAAGGAGATGGCATAGATACTCAACCCTCAGGTTCCTGGAGTAATAGTCCACGTGAAATACTACCACATGAAAGAGAAGATGTAGACACCGATGTTCCAAAGGGTTTCCCAAGACGTGTCAGTGAAACGCCATCAGATCAAAGAGGAGACCAATATACTGTTGTTTCACAAAGTTTCCAAGATGAAACCTTAACCCGCATAAGATCCGATACAAGTATTGAGGAGTCTCAGACTTTCCCAAGGAAAAGTGAAACCACATTAGACCAAAGAGAAAGTATCGTTGAAGCATCACGGCACAGAAAAGAACATGAAGGTGCCGAAGCATCCCAACAGTCCCCGAGGCAAAGTGTAGGCGAAACCTGTATTCTAGACACCGAGGAGCACGTGTGCGGGAGGATCGAGATGTCCAACTCACTCTCGAGCTTTAGACGCCAGATAGAAAGTCAGGTTTTAAAAGAACTCACAAGTTCTCTCGAAGAACCAACCTCTGAACCTGAACATAGTACGGTGCAGACGTCATCGACGATCCCTAGCTCCTGTGACCAGATTGACCCTTCTGAGTACAATCGAGAGCAGCAATATGGCGTGAAGCTCCCAAGTGTCCATGGGGGCAAAGGTAAGAAAACTATGCCCAAAGCAAGACCATCGGCTGCCAGAACTTTGCTTGATGACACCAGTCATCTTTACATTGACGAGATACGCGAACTTGTCCGCAACCTTGGCTACAGTCATCAGTTTATACTTGCCCTGACTGGTTCCCGTCTACACAGAAATGAGCCGAAGAACACCTTACGTGTCACTCATCTCTACAAGTCGCCTTCACCAAGAAAACGAGAGGATCCCATTTATCCTAAAGTTG CTGTTAACCCTTGGAAGAGGACCTTACTGCAGCTCAAACGAAACCAGCTACCACTGGAATCCCAATATCCTCACGAACCAGCCTCGGCCTACATCAGGAGGAAGACGCCGCCGAAGATAGTCAGCCGAGGACTCTTACCGCCCCTCCGACAGGGACAATACTTGATACAGCAATGTGTGGACAATTGTAAATGTCGCAATTCTAAGGACGAGTGCTCTCATCTGGCTAACCAGTGTAGTAATTGGAATCCCGAGCATTTAGAGATTTCTTGTGATGACTTGGTGCAGAACATTCTGATGTATCAG ATCCCGGAAGT
- the LOC112555565 gene encoding tropomyosin-like, giving the protein MMDEIIKDFEIKDTEEGRAEAENDIETESEIQDEVKEDLENKAKDETRPEEEMKIKSEDEEIEDLENKDAEEARTEVEDEIEIWTKIHVKLRLKDLEIKGEDETRIEEETEIKSEVEGIEDEVIQDLETKDAEEGRAEVKDEIETGSNIQEEVKEISKLRMQRKEELK; this is encoded by the coding sequence ATGATGGATGAAATAATAAAGGACTTTGAAATAAAGGACACAGAAGAAggaagagctgaagcagaaaaCGATATTGAGACTGAGAGCGAAATCCAAGATGAAGTGAAAGAAGACCTCGAAAATAAGGCTAAAGATGAAACCAGAcctgaagaagaaatgaagataaAATCTGAGGATGAAGAAATAGAAGACCTTGAAAATAAGGATGCAGAGGAAGCAAGAACTGAAGTGGAAGACGAAATTGAGATTTGGACCAAAATTCACGTGAAACTCAGATTGAAAGACCTCGAAATAAAGGGTGAAGATGAAACAAGAATTGAAGAAGAAACGGAGATAAAATCTGAGGTTGAAGGCATTGAGGATGAAGTAATTCAAGATCTCGAAACTAAGGATGCAGAGGAAGGAAGAGCTGAAGTAAAAGATGAGATTGAGACTGGGAGCAATATCCAAGAGGAGGTGAAAGAAATTTCGAAACTAAGGATGCAGAGGAAGGAAGAGCTGAAGTAA